Proteins encoded together in one Ciona intestinalis chromosome 3, KH, whole genome shotgun sequence window:
- the LOC100176897 gene encoding GMP synthase [glutamine-hydrolyzing], producing the protein MSNEVVVILDAGSQYGKIIDRRVRELNVLTDLLPLQTSASAIKEIGCKCIIISGGPSSVHQGEAPEFDSEIFNLGLPVLGICYGMQLINQVFGGTVATTEFREDGQFETELDKSCALFKGLDVSCQTVLLTHGDSVQTVAKDFSVVGKSDALVTAIANKAKNIYGVQFHPEVDLTVCGKQVMKNFLYDISGLKGSYTVTSREEACIQQIKTTIGKSKVLVLVSGGVDSTVLATLCYKALDATQVVAIHVDNGFMRKNESQEVLKALKLVNVDVKLVNASNTFYNSTTTLYVKHAKHKERKVNSRVLCQTLYPEEKRKIIGDTFMNIVDSEAHALGLTIDDCFLAQGTLRPDLIESASKLVSSNADAIKTHHNDTELVRALRARGRVLEPLRDFHKDEVRMLGRRLGLPEDLLMRQPFPGPGLAIRVLCAEEPFLCPEFSHTQTVLRLLAAYSNSINKPHALLQKIHAIISSEQEREKLQKYTDRFPMKAVLLPIKSVGVQGDGRTYSYVVGLSSPDPKPDWEALFFMAKTIPRICHNVNRITYIFGNVVSEQIQDITPTVLSFNVLSTLRQCDHVAHSVLVKRNLVKSISQMPVVLLPLHFDRNMLFRGPSCQRSVVIRPFITNDFMTGLAAYPGTHIPEDAVLEIATSIKKVPGISRVLYDLTSKPPGTTEWE; encoded by the exons ATGTCGAATGAAGTCGTTGTTATACTTGATGCTGGATCACAGTATGGAAAGATCATTGACCGCAGAGTCCGAGAGCTTAACGTGCTCACAGATCTTCTTCCTTTGCAAACGAGCGCCTCTGCTATAAAGGAGATAGGATGCAAATGCATCATCATCTCTGGAGGTCCTTCCTCTGTTCACCAGGGAGAAGCGCCAGAGTTTGACTCTGAGATTTTCAACCTTGGTCTGCCGGTGCTGGGTATTTGCTATGGCATGCAACTGATTAACCAAGTCTTTGGTGGTACTGTGGCAACCACTGAGTTCAGAGAGGATGGTCAGTTCGAAACTGAACTTGATAAAAGTTGTGCGTTGTTTAAAGGTCTTGATGTGTCATGTCAAACTGTTCTGCTTACTCATGGTGACTCGGTACAAACAGTTGCGAAAGATTTCTCAGTGGTTGGTAAATCAG ATGCTTTAGTTACTGCCATAGCtaataaagcaaaaaatatcTACGGTGTTCAATTTCACCCCGAAGTGGACCTCACTGTTTGTGGAAAACAAGTCATGAAGAATTTTCTTTATGATATTTCAG gtttaaaaggTAGCTACACTGTGACTAGTAGAGAAGAGGCATGCATAcagcaaattaaaacaactattgGGAAATCCAAGGTTTTGGTTCTTGTGAGTGGAGGTGTGGATTCTACAGTGCTTGCCACGCTATGCTACAAAGCATTAGATGCAACGCAG GTGGTTGCGATCCATGTGGATAACGGTTTCATGCGAAAAAATGAGTCTCAAGAAGTTCTGAAAGCTTTGAAGTTGGTTAATGTTGATGTTAAGCTCGTGAATGCTTCCAATACATTCTACAACAGCACAACCACTCTCTATGTGAAACATGCAAAGCATAAGGAGAGAAAG GTCAACAGTCGAGTTCTGTGTCAAACTCTTTATCCTGAAGAAAAACGTAAAATTATCGGAGATACGTTCATGAATATTGTTGACAGTGAAGCTCATGCGCTCGGACTTACCATTGATGACTGTTTCCTTGCACAAG GAACTCTGCGACCTGACCTGATAGAATCCGCGTCGAAACTTGTCAGTTCAAATGCAGATGCGATCAAAACGCATCACAACGATACAGAACTTGTTCGGGCTCTCAGAGCAAGAGGAAGAGTCCTCGAACCTCTTCGTGATTTCCACAAAGATGAAGTCCGGATGCTGGGGAGACGACTGGGACTTCCGGAGGATCTGCTAATGAG GCAACCATTCCCGGGACCTGGTTTAGCAATTCGTGTGTTGTGCGCAGAAGAACCTTTCTTGTGTCCTGAATTCTCACACACACAGACTGTTCTTAGACTTTTAGCTGCTTATAGCAATTCTATTAATAAACCACATGCTCTGCTTCAG AAAATCCATGCAATCATATCAAGTGAACAAGAACGTgagaaattacaaaaatacacTGACCGCTTCCCAATGAAAGCTGTATTACTGCCAATTAAAAGTGTTGGAGTGCAG GGTGATGGTCGAACTTACAGTTACGTTGTTGGCTTGTCGTCTCCCGATCCTAAACCAGATTGGGAAGCTTTGTTCTTCATGGCAAAAACGATTCCCCGCATTTGTCACAATGTTAATCGAATTACCTACATATTTGGCAACGTGGTTAGTGAACAGATACAG GATATTACACCAACTGTATTGTCATTCAATGTCCTGTCAACATTACGTCAATGTGATCATGTTGCTCATTCTGTATTGGTGAAACGCAACTTGGTCAAATCGATAAGCCAG ATGCCGGTTGTTTTGCTTCCACTTCATTTTGATCGCAACATGCTCTTCCGTGGACCTTCATGCCAGAGATCAGTCGTCATTCGTCCGTTTATCACCAATGACTTCATGACCGGCCTCGCTGCTTATCCAGGAACACACATCCCAGAAGATGCTGTGCTGGAGATAGCAACCTCCATCAAGAAGGTTCCAGGTATCTCAAGAGTCCTGTATGATCTTACCTCCAAACCACCCGGCACGACCGAATGGGAGTGA
- the LOC100177673 gene encoding vacuolar protein-sorting-associated protein 25: MGTTSNFRWPWQYDFPPFFTMQKNADTRFKQTEAWCSLILDYHNHHKLFRLRVTDVLASPLFYNKAIDRRLTKPDVIEILSILHKKGNIEWEDKEKTVCKVFWKTPAQWSDIIFKWVNQSGLNNTVCTLHEITNGPHSSDQEFYALDDQILMQAIQILQASGKAELMGTEGVKFFT, from the coding sequence ATGGGAACTACTAGCAACTTTAGATGGCCATGGCAGTACGATTTCCcacctttttttacaatgcAAAAAAACGCGGACACcagatttaaacaaacagaagcATGGTGCTCACTCATCCTAGACTACCATAACCACCACAAATTATTTCGACTTCGTGTCACAGATGTCCTTGCTTCACCACTCTTTTACAACAAGGCGATTGACCGCAGGTTAACTAAACCTGATGTCATTGAGATTCTTTCTATTCTTCATAAAAAAGGCAACATTGAATGGGAGGACAAAGAAAAAACAGTCTGTAAAGTGTTTTGGAAGACACCTGCACAGTGGTCAGACATTATCTTTAAATGGGTAAATCAGAGTGGACTCAACAACACAGTTTGCACTCTACATGAAATTACAAATGGTCCTCATTCTTCTGATCAAGAGTTTTATGCACTTGATGATCAAATTCTTATGCAAGCAATTCAAATTTTGCAAGCGTCTGGCAAAGCTGAATTAATGGGAACTGAGGGAGTTAAATTTTTCACCTAA
- the LOC100184675 gene encoding alpha-(1,3)-fucosyltransferase 6-like translates to MKREKKLALWVVSNCKALRGSKIRMKYSNEMVAAGMQIDRYGNCFGNRREYDRLQQENLPFYKFYLSFENAEHCKDYITEKFWARGILDGRVPVVWGPSKADVTRLAPPGSFIHADDFKSPAKLAKYLMVLDKNDTAYREYFAWVEKPSGAWKERLLKLYSKTREELLCDIVMEHKINKVIPSIYDDLYKDEAKSCLAA, encoded by the exons atgaaaagagaaaagaaATTAGCT ctttGGGTTGTCAGCAATTGTAAAGCTCTCAGAGGTTCGAAGATAAGAATGAAGTATTCAAATGAAATGGTGGCAGCAGGAATGCAAATCGACAGATACGGTAACTGTTTTGGCAACAGACGAGAATACGATAGACTGCAGCAAGAAAATCTAccgttttataaattttacctttCATTTGAAAATGCTGAGCACTGCAAAGACTACATTACTGAGAAGTTTTGGGCTAGAGGAATATTAGATGGGCGAGTTCCTGTAGTTTGGGGACCTTCAAAAGCTGATGTGACGCGACTGGCCCCACCGGGATCATTTATACATGCTGATGACTTTAAAAGTCCAGCTAAGCTGGCAAAATACTTGATGGTACTTGATAAAAATGATACTGCTTATCGGGAGTATTTTGCATGGGTTGAAAAACCATCAGGGGCTTGGAAAGAAAGGCTTTTGAAACTGTATTCTAAAACGAGAGAAGAACTCCTGTGCGACATAGTAATGgaacataaaattaacaaagtaaTTCCATCAATATATGATGATCTTTATAAGGATGAGGCGAAAAGCTGTCTGGCTGCATAG
- the LOC113474089 gene encoding alpha-(1,3)-fucosyltransferase 5-like has protein sequence MHGTKCGRPKLFMLFAALSLIGLLCTLFMAQEEIRTIVHYLAPLENTKAYVQKYKARQHFTESNRSYILMWRPPWGIADQAVPEGTRIGNCTLTFDRSMLPRAGAVIFHYTDNSIPIPWRLHRDIGQYFVFYSIESPSFMLNVERKTFQNLDNFFNLTMTYKEGSEKYSDVGRNSSTR, from the exons ATGCATGGTACAAAATGTGGCAGACCTAAGTTGTTTATGCTGTTCGCTGCTTTATCTCTAATAGGTTTGTTATGCACTCTATTTATGGCACAAGAGGAAATCAGGACAATTGTACATTACCTAGCTCCTTTAGAAAATACAAAAGCATACGTTCAGAAGTACAAAGCACGTCAACACTTCACTGAATC AAACCGTTCCTATATATTAATGTGGAGGCCCCCTTGGGGTATTGCTGACCAAGCAGTTCCTGAAGGTACAAGGATAGGTAACTGCACTCTTACTTTTGATAGAAGCATGTTGCCCAGAGCTGGTGCAGTTATATTCCATTACACAGATAACAGTATACCAATACCATGGCGATTGCACAG AGATATAGGTCAGTACTTCGTTTTCTACTCGATTGAAAGTCCGTCGTTCATGTTGAATGTTGAAAGAAAAACATTCCAAAATTTGGACAATTTCTTCAATTTGACAATGACTTACAAAGAGGGTTCCGAG AAATATTCGGACGTGGGAAGGAATTCGTCGACACGataa
- the LOC100182307 gene encoding CBL-interacting protein kinase 33-like, translating into MSESRVPVYDSAELRTLPDTACVIGYGSFGRVRHCFHNKLGHSAVKCFQIQGTARDAHHTKKIVSHEAEILQNVHHRNIVQVQGITLWSNCFGIIMDFINGGNLDDFILNQNISKIPWGLRLRLVKETCDAIAFLHYFSPTKAVVHGDLKPQNILLTGDLHAKVADFGASQIALSSGAASTVQGNSNNQHTALYSAPEFLADVTTPRTTAMDIYSLAMIIYEIVSRRRVYHGTGVNLSLIISTIVTRNQRPDKRQLEEVRRELKGNFEDLRLFILLDEVMHKCWCQEPSERPSIGTVRDEVDAEYSSVNTGKLLKDIGDVLTHVGENKALPSSNKFTSSLNLFSFPFEKANDRKFSVTSQISEPSIIIFVDTEPECCHVLKYRVLSRKFSKLPKLNFEWQNSTSVTLTNCVYVITATAMFCLNLNDNDASWEGKPPMLTPRSHTAASVLDGKIYVFGGIGGASKMVTAVECYDPESNTWCCSGHLKRKRFGHSAMTIGGFVYVVGGGNSAVERFDPIDGSVCDVTRTPHKNGFAAVCCDDVIYDIGREMETVQDSSSKIKAVRYSIDCYRTLENKWLKGKSLDTNRSQGFACALNDRVFLVGGWDQVTSYQYIEMYEPERDEWSTVASMNHGFVRSVAAMEISS; encoded by the exons ATGTCCGAAAGCCGTGTCCCAGTGTATGACAGCGCGGAACTGCGCACGCTTCCCGACACTGCGTGTGTCATTGGCTACGGTAGCTTCGGAAGAGTTCGTCACTGCTTTCACAATAAGTTGGGCCATTCCGCAGTCAAATGCTTTCAAATTCAAGGCACTGCGAGGGATGCGCACCACACaaagaaaat CGTCTCCCACGAGGCCGAGATACTACAAAACGTCCATCATAGGAACATTGTTCAAGTCCAAGGCATTACTTTGTGGTCAAACTGCTTTGGAATCATTATGGATTTCATAAACGGGGGAAATTTGGACGATTTTATTCTTAATCAAAACATATCGAAGATACCATGGGGTCTGCGATTACG GCTCGTTAAGGAGACATGCGATGCTATTGCATTTCTACACTACTTCTCCCCAACCAAGGCGGTCGTCCATGGAGACCTAAAACCGCAAAACATTCTCCTCACGGGAGACCTGCACGCCAAAGTTGCCGATTTCGGTGCGTCCCAAATTGCCTTGTCTTCCGGTGCGGCCAGCACTGTTCAAGGTAACTCTAACAACCAGCACACTGCGTTGTATTCGGCACCGGAATTTCTAGCAGACGTGACAACTCCGCGTACCACAGCTATGGACATTTACAG CCTGGCGATGATTATCTACGAGATAGTATCACGCCGACGGGTGTATCACGGCACTGGCGTCAATCTTTCGCTCATAATCTCTACCATTGTAACACGAAATCAACGACCCGACAAGAGACAGCTTGAAGAGGTGAGGAGAGAGCTGAAGGGAAATTTCGAGGACCTCAGGCTCTTTATTCTCCTGGATGAGGTTATGCACAAATGTTGGTGCCAGGAGCCGTCGGAGAGACCGAGCATAGGAACAG TCCGCGATGAAGTCGATGCTGAATATTCTTCCGTAAATACTGGAAAGTTACTCAAAGATATTGGAGACGTCTTAACACATGTGGGGGAAAACAAAGCACTCCCATCATCGAATAAATTCACATCTTCACTGAACTTGTTCTCGTTTCCCTTCGAAAAAGCAAACGACCGAAAATTctcggtgacgtcacagatatcCG AACCTTCGATTATCATTTTCGTCGATACGGAACCAGAGTGCTGTcacgttttaaaatacagagtGCTTTCGCGCAAGTTTTCAAAACTACCG aaattaAACTTTGAGTGGCAAAATTCTACGTCAGTGACGCTGACCAACTGTGTCTACGTCATCACAGCAACtgcaatgttttgtttgaactTAAACGATAATGACGCGAGTTGGGAGGGGAAACCACCTATGCTGACACCCAGGTCACACACAGCTGCAAGTGTGTTAGACG GTAAAATATACGTGTTCGGAGGTATTGGTGGTGCATCAAAAATGGTAACAGCGGTTGAGTGCTATGACCCAGAGTCGAACACTTGGTGCTGCAGTGGTCATCTTAAACGCAAGAGATTTGGACACAGTGCAATGACCATAGGAG GTTTTGTTTACGTGGTTGGAGGCGGCAATTCAGCGGTAGAACGATTCGATCCCATCGACGGTagcgtttgtgacgtcactcggACGCCACATAAAAACGGATTTGCCGCAGTATGTtgcgatgacgtcatatatgaCATAG gtcgGGAAATGGAAACGGTTCAAG ACAGTTCATCAAAGATCAAAGCTGTACGATATAGTATTGACTGCTACAGAACCCTGGAGAACAAGTGGCTCAAAGGAAAGAGCTTGGATACAAACCGATCGCAGGGATTTGCCTGCGCACTTAACGATCGGGTGTTCTTGGTTGGGGG GTGGGACcaagtgacgtcataccaATACATCGAGATGTACGAACCAGAAAGGGACGAATGGAGCACAGTTGCAAGCATGAACCATGGGTTTGTTCGAAGTGTGGCAGCAATGGAGATATCAAGctaa